Within the Pseudomonas fulva genome, the region CGGCCAGCCGGTGGATATCGTCGCCACGCGGCGCCCCAACGACGATCCAGGCACCGACATCTATTACCGGCTGATGCCGATCCAGGGCGTGATCGTCCACAAGACCCACATCACCTATCCGCTCGGTGCCGCCAAGCTTGCGCACGTGCGCGAGCTGTTCTTCGGCACCGACTGGCAGGTGACTGCGCTGCCGGGTTACGGCGTGCAGCACCGCTCCAATCCGTTTCTGGCCTTCGAGGCGATTCCGGCCCAGGCGCGCTATCAGTTCATGCTCGATAACGCCGAGTACTTCGTGCGCACCTTTATCCGTGGGCCGGTGTGCCGCGGGCAGATCGCCACCGACGTGATCCGCGACAACTTCTGGGTGTTCTTCCAGGATCCGCAGCACGACCTGTACATCACCGACCCGGCCTACCGCGGCGCGGCCACGCCTTTGCTGGCCATGCCGGGCCAGCTCGACGAGATCGGCGATCTGCTGGGCCTGTGGCGCAGCTACCGCGACAAGCGCAATGACTACGAGGCGCTACGCACCGAGGCGTATGGCAATGCGCCGGCGCCGGGCTGGTCGCAGATCTGGCAGGGCAACGACAACGCGCTGCTGTCGATCTTCCGCCAGCACGACAGCGCCTCGGTGCGCAAAGGCCTGGTGGGCGAGATCCCGCAGACCCTCTGGTGGATGGACTACCCGCTGCTCGAACGCACCTATTACCAGCTGGTGGTCAATTTCGACGTGTTCGGCAACGTCTCGCACCAGGCGCAGACACGCCTGTACTTCGACCTGATCCGCAATGGCGCCGAGCAGAACTTCCTGCGGCTGATGCCGGCCGATGCCCGCAAGGCGATCTTTGGCGACTGGTACCAGTACAGCGGCAAGCTCAAGGCGTGGATGGATTACTACCCACTGGATCGGAAAACCCCGAGCGGCCTGTCCTTGGCCGATGACGAGCCGAAGCGCCAGTTCGCCGAGCAACTGCTGCAGCGCTTCGCCGCCCTCGACGCCCGGCCCGATCCGATCAATCGCTGCGCCGGTGAGCACTGCTATCGCGATGGCCTGCCAGGTGAATTGCGTCAGGCGGAGCAGGCGTTGAGCCGCCTGGCTTCCACGCCGGCCGCGCGACTCAGGGTGATCGAGCAACTACCAGAAGCCACGCTGCTGCGGGTCGAGGGGGGCGGTCGTCGCGAGGTCTACAGCCTGCTGCGCAATCGCGCGCACAGCAACGTCGCCTTCATGCTTGGCGAGGAGCTGCGCTACCAGCCGCGCCTCGACACCCTGACGGTCTACCCCGAGGTGCTGAGCAGCTACCCCAACTTCATGTTCTCGATGCCGGCGGCCCAGGTGCCGGACTTCGTCGCCGCCATGGAACAGGCCCGCGACGCCGCGGCCTTCGAGCAGATCGTCGAGCGCTGGGGCATTCGCCGCACTCATCCGCAGTTCTGGCAGTACTTCCACGACCTCACCACGCATATCCGTGAGCACGAGCCGGTAGAGGCCGGCGTGCTGGACATGAACCGCTACCAGAACCTGTAGGCCGCCGCCCCGGCTATCGCTGCTCGCCGCAACGACTGCGAACTAGCGGTTCCCAGATAACGCTTCGCTAATTCACCCGATCTTTCTCTCGCCACTGCGGTCGGACGCAGTGGCAGCCGGTTATCGACGGTTGCCCGTATCGGTTTCAACGAGAGGGAGAGTGGCGGTTCTATGCTGATTTCAGTGCAGGCACTGCGGGCATTGGCAGCCTGGGTAGTGGTCTTTCACCATGTCATGCAGGTGTTTTTCGATTTCAAGGCCGAGAGTTTCATGGGCCATCTTTTTTCCGACAAGGGCGCCGTGGGCGTCGATATCTTCTTCGTCATCAGCGGCCTGGTGATCTACCTGTCCACCCAGGGCAAGACCATCACCCCGTGGCGCTTCATGCTCAACCGCGCCCTGCGCATCGTGCCGGCCTACTGGCTGTATTCGCTGATTGCCGCGCTGATCATCGCCTTCGCCAACCCGGTGATGCCGACCCAGGCCTTCGACCTGCAGCACCTGGTGCTGTCGCTGCTGTTCATTCCCGCGGAAAACCCCGCAGGCTTCGGGCTCTACCCGACGCTCAACGTCGGCTGGACGCTCAACTACGAGATGTTCTTCTACCTGCTGTTCGCCCTGGCCTTCGTGGTTCCCCAGCGCCTGCGCCTGCTATTCGTGGCGGTGATGCTGATGCTCTTCGGCCTGCTGGCCACCCAACCCTGGCTGAGCAACTTCTACCGCAACAGCATCGTCTACGAGTTCCTGTTCGGCGTGCTGCTGGGCATGGTCTACAGCCGCGGCTGGATCCGCCAGGGGCTGTGGCTGCCGCTGCTGGTGATCGCCGGCTCGCTGCTGGCCATCTACCACTTCGACAACAGCATGCGCCTGCTGCACTGGGGCGTGCCCAGTGCACTGATCGTCGCGGCCTGCATCGCCATGGAGCCGTGGTTCAAGGACAACCGCCTGCTGGCGCGCATGGGTGATTGCTCGTATTCGGTGTACCTGCTGCACGTGATCATCCTGTCCCTGGGCTGGTACCTGCAGGCCAGCCTGGATCTCAATCCGTACCTGGTGATCGTCGCCTGCATGCCGCTGATCGCCCTGGCGTCGTGGGGCAGCTACGAACTGATCGAGAAGCGCTTTTTCGTCCAGGCCAAGGCGTGGATCAACGAACGGTCGGGCAAGTGCCAGCTCCAGGCCTTATCCTGAGTAAAATGGTAGGACTTTATTCGAGGCGGTCATTTGGCGTACACTTCGCCCCATGACCGTGAGGAGTTGCCATGAGCACCATTACCATTACCGATGCCGCCCATGATTACCTGGCCGACCTGCTGAGCAAGCAGAACACGCCGGGAATCGGTATCCGGGTCTTCATCACCCAACCCGGTACCCAGTACGCGGAAACCTGCATCGCCTATTGCAAGCCGGGCGAGCAGAAGCCGGAGGACCAGGCCATCGGCCTGGCCAGTTTCACGGCCTGGATCGACGCCGTCAGCGAGCCGTTTCTCGAAGACGCCGTGGTCGACTACGCCACCGACCGCATGGGCGGCCAGCTGACCATCAAGGCGCCGAACGCCAAGGTGCCGATGGTCAACGAAGACAGCCCGCTCAACGAGCGCATCAATTACTACCTGCAGACCGAGATCAATCCCGGCCTGGCCAGCCATGGCGGCCAGGTCACGCTGATCGACGTGGTCGAGGAAGGCATTGCCGTGCTGCAGTTCGGTGGCGGCTGCCAGGGCTGCGGCCAAGCCGACCTGACCCTCAAGGAAGGCATCGAGAAGACCTTGCTCGAGCGCATTCCGGAACTCAAGGGTGTGCGCGACGTGACCGACCACAGCAATCGCGAGAACGCGTATTACTGACCGCCATGGCTGCGATGACAAGGCGACTTCGGTCGCCTTGTCTGCTTTAAGTGCTAGAAAACCCCCGAGACGAACTGGCGCTCTGCTATAAGTGTCAGCAGCGCACCCAGCAATGGCGCCGCTGCCGGTATACCCGCCGCAGCCCAAGCCGGATCAGGCCCACCTCTTGAGGCGTATCGATGCCCACCGCATCTCTTCTCGTCTGCGATGACTCCAACATGGCCCGCAAGCAACTGCTGCGCGCCTTGCCTGCGGACTGGCCGGTAACCGTCAGCCAGGCCGCCAACGGTGAAGAAGCGCTCCAGCAACTGCGCGCCGCTCACTTCGATCTCCTGCTGCTCGACCTCACCATGCCGGTGCTCGATGGCTACGGCGTGCTCGCGGCGCTGAAGGCCGAGGGGCGTGCGCAAAAGGTCATCGTGGTGTCCGGCGACGTGCAGGACGAAGCGATCCGCCGGGTCAAGGAACTCGGCGCCCTGGCATTCCTGAAAAAACCTGCCGACCCCGAGCTGTTGCGCCAGACCCTGGATCAGCTTGGCTTCCTGCACGTGGCGGCGGCGCCC harbors:
- the nfuA gene encoding Fe-S biogenesis protein NfuA, with the protein product MSTITITDAAHDYLADLLSKQNTPGIGIRVFITQPGTQYAETCIAYCKPGEQKPEDQAIGLASFTAWIDAVSEPFLEDAVVDYATDRMGGQLTIKAPNAKVPMVNEDSPLNERINYYLQTEINPGLASHGGQVTLIDVVEEGIAVLQFGGGCQGCGQADLTLKEGIEKTLLERIPELKGVRDVTDHSNRENAYY
- a CDS encoding fatty acid cis/trans isomerase — protein: MCRWLLLTLCLLISPLTMAQSVSYSRDIQPIFTHNCVACHACYDAPCQLNLGSGEGAERGASKATVYDGTRTHTQATTRLFMDAHGAPAWRRKDFHSVLEQQGGQAALMARMLELGHATPLPPNSKLPKDLDIGIERANQCALPGEFADFAGKNPMAGMPFAVTGLTEQDYQTVQRWLQQGAPVDEQPLQPSPAEARQVADWERFLNADGDEQRLVSRWIYEHLFLAHLYFEGGESGHFFQLVRSRTPSGQPVDIVATRRPNDDPGTDIYYRLMPIQGVIVHKTHITYPLGAAKLAHVRELFFGTDWQVTALPGYGVQHRSNPFLAFEAIPAQARYQFMLDNAEYFVRTFIRGPVCRGQIATDVIRDNFWVFFQDPQHDLYITDPAYRGAATPLLAMPGQLDEIGDLLGLWRSYRDKRNDYEALRTEAYGNAPAPGWSQIWQGNDNALLSIFRQHDSASVRKGLVGEIPQTLWWMDYPLLERTYYQLVVNFDVFGNVSHQAQTRLYFDLIRNGAEQNFLRLMPADARKAIFGDWYQYSGKLKAWMDYYPLDRKTPSGLSLADDEPKRQFAEQLLQRFAALDARPDPINRCAGEHCYRDGLPGELRQAEQALSRLASTPAARLRVIEQLPEATLLRVEGGGRREVYSLLRNRAHSNVAFMLGEELRYQPRLDTLTVYPEVLSSYPNFMFSMPAAQVPDFVAAMEQARDAAAFEQIVERWGIRRTHPQFWQYFHDLTTHIREHEPVEAGVLDMNRYQNL
- a CDS encoding acyltransferase family protein, with the protein product MLISVQALRALAAWVVVFHHVMQVFFDFKAESFMGHLFSDKGAVGVDIFFVISGLVIYLSTQGKTITPWRFMLNRALRIVPAYWLYSLIAALIIAFANPVMPTQAFDLQHLVLSLLFIPAENPAGFGLYPTLNVGWTLNYEMFFYLLFALAFVVPQRLRLLFVAVMLMLFGLLATQPWLSNFYRNSIVYEFLFGVLLGMVYSRGWIRQGLWLPLLVIAGSLLAIYHFDNSMRLLHWGVPSALIVAACIAMEPWFKDNRLLARMGDCSYSVYLLHVIILSLGWYLQASLDLNPYLVIVACMPLIALASWGSYELIEKRFFVQAKAWINERSGKCQLQALS